From Dermacentor albipictus isolate Rhodes 1998 colony chromosome 8, USDA_Dalb.pri_finalv2, whole genome shotgun sequence:
CTTGGCCAGCAGACCCGTGGTTCGAGTGGCCGTCTCCACCTGCCAGTCGTTCGAGCATTCGCAAATTGCCTTCCTGCCACTTGCGACGCCTTGTCGGCGGAAGATGAAAGTTGCGACTGAACTTGTGTGTGAACGGCAAACCAGCGAACAGACACCAAAAAAATGTTGACGGAACGAGTGCTGAACTGACAGCTCACTCTATTCGCTCCATAGAAAAAGCAGCGCCTGGGCAATAcctgctgcgcatgcgccaaCACGTCGTGGCAGATGCTTTCCGTCGCGATCTTCGTCACGCGACGCTTTCGTCTCGCATATGGCAGCGGGCCTGCCTTCCCGGCGCTCCCGGCGCGCTCGCTTTTGACATTGCTGGCGGTGGCGGGGCACTTACATGCGTCATATAAACAACCATCCTCATGTTTCTCATAAACAGCTAATTAATCATTTTTAATTTGTGTTCGCAAATCTAGATAGTACATGCGCCTCGCCTTTCGACTCTTCTGCAAGAACGCCATGTTCACTACGCTCAAAGCCGTTTCTATATTTAAAGAAACTAAATAgtctaaagaaaagaaagaaaaaaaaagacaccctgtatatagtcaCATCGATGTGAAATGATTTTTTGCCTATCGACTCATCTAGGTTCCTGATTGTCGGTTTGCCATGTCTTGAGATAAATTTTGTGCAACTAGACACTCGTGAGACGGCTGGCAAGATTGTGACATCTGCAAAACGTTATGCAAGCACGACTGTTCCGGCTACTGACTCTTTCGCAATAAAGTTTTACCCAGAGCCGGCATTTCGGGGTGGATGTATTTTGATACCGCCTTTGTGCGCATTACCTTCCTGTCTGTACCTCCACAATAAATTAGAGATATCCGTCGCCTACAGGAATTCCAAACGACTAgagcaacttttctttttctttttttcgtgggtGGTGGCAAGCGCAATGCTTCGCCCGTAGGACATGGTTTCTCCATGTCCTACGGCAAGGGGTGTTAGGGTTTCAACCTAACAATAACCGATGGCGCCGCAGTCCTTTCTCACAATGCGTGCTTCGGAATTATTTTGGACAACAGAAAGGGAGAGGGGGCAGATTAAGGGCGAATATTGCACACAGACGCGGTATTAAAACGCATGTTCCGCGGAATGCGAAATTTTATTGCGAACGAGCCATAGGTTCAACGGGAAGGGTGGCGGGGAgaggaagggagggggaggggcaaCATTCGCCATATCGTGCTAAGTTTAGTATTCTGTTCACAAACGCAGACCTCGCCACGTGTCTGCAACATAAAGCGGCGTACCCTGGTCGTGAGAACGTAGTGCGATATCAGGTTGGAGATGTTGACGGCAACGTTGTAGTGTCCCGGCCGAAGGTACACGTGGCTGAACTTCTGTGACACTTTCTCGGCGGACTCGCTGGGCACTTTCCACTTGCTCTTCTGGCGGTCGCCGAACGCTATTCGCGCCACGGCGTCTGTGGGGAGCTTCTCCGTTTTGGGGTAGGTCAGTGTCAGGTAGATGGCCTCTGCGGAAAGTCGCGCAAGGGTGAGTGTACTGTCTCCACTTTTGGGTCAGAAGCCTGTACTGATCACCTTCCACGCCACCGTAGGGTGCTTAAACGAACAAAGCGGGAAAGTCATTCTAGATCAACAAAACTTGTAACTTGTTGACCTtcatatctggctatgcaaagtacattcgaacaaaaaaaaagaaattttagttGGGAAAAAGATAATTTAGATAGCAATTCGATAATTAATAATCGGCTTCCTCAACTACCCACAACTGCAGACTCACAATAAGATATCAAGAATGCTAGCTATGGGGTTTGCACTAACTTTCTCGCGCAAAATGAAAATGAGGAGTTATCGAAATGTGCGCAATCAAAAGTGATACGTCGGGATTTCTGGGGTTCGAAATGGAGTAAGCAATGGTTCGAATAAGTTGCTCCAAACGTCGATGACAACGTGCCCTTATTTCGCACTGTTTTGTCAAACTATATGTCGCACTTCCATGGAACCTTAGGAACACCACTCCATATTCGTGGATTAACAATAAAACTTCTTCTTGGGCGAGATGGTTAATATGTATTGAAGCCATTGCAGCGCAAAGGAACACAGACAGTGAAGAGGACAGGACACCACGGGTGCTACATAAAGCCTATGCTGTCATGTATTCTTCATTGTCCGTGTTCCTTAGCGCTGCAGTGGCTTCAATTCGGGGATTAGATTTGATTGTTCCATATCTGCTATCCTTGGTTGTCTCGTCTCTTGGGCGCAGTCGCCTGAAGGTTCGGTCTGCCATGCAGGAATTTCTTTTAGGTTCAATGCGAATTTATCACTAATTTCTGACCTTAATATTTCTTTCCAAAAAGTAGTTTGACCGGTCTTTTTGTTATAGTTTTTTCGTTCATTttcaaattttatttcttttgatCTAAACGTCACTGCTTAATATCACTTGCATTTCGTATATTCAAATTTATTATTTTGGGCTACCCGACCCTTGGCCGACCAAAGAGAGTGTGCACTTGTCATTGCCCACGTACGGCTCTACATCTAAAGGCTGGATTGTAACGCTTACCCGGTAGGATGACCGGTGAGTTCGTGAAGAGCTCCCAGGCCTCGGTGACGGGCCTCTGGACGGAGACACTCCGGCGGGCGATGAAGTTCCCGTGCAGGTTGGAGGAATTCACCTGCACCACGTACGTGCCGGGCTCCTTGAATATGTGCTTCTTCAGGAAACGCTGTCCCGCTAGGACGCCTGCAAGGACGACGGGGAATGTTCCAAGGATTTCAAACACCTGGTAACTCTTCAGCTTCCCATTTTAAAAGAATATGAGGTCGAGGTGGGTAATTTCAGCTTTATTCTTCGAGACAATTTTTAACTAGCAGCAGGTTCAGACCCTTAACGTTGAATTGCCTAACATAAGCGAAAGCGAAGGCCCCAAAATGTAGCATTTTCAGTCATTATTTTCAATTTTCTTTCGTTGAGGTCTGTTCTTGCCTGGTAGATAAAACTGCCATACAGGTGCAAGTAGTTGCTGTTTACTTTCATGTAACGTTTTATTTGCTGGCATGAATACATTTGTCTTTGCAGCGTGAACAACGATTTGTAGTTAGTGCGGCGTTGTCCTTTTGGTAAGAATGCGTAAGAACTTTTAAATGCTTGTAAGCAGGCTACGAAAGGTGGTGGAAATTTTGCAGTTACTTTCAGTGCACCGCCACTGTTTAAAAACGTGCATCTACACGTCCATTTTGCGCGCTTAACATCCCGCAGTAGGACTGCGAATGCTGCAAGGAtaggagcccgcacgtttcattCCAACATTGCGAGCACAGGAGAAGTTTTGGTAAAGCAGAAAGTTTTCAGAGGTGAAAGCCTATAATTTTGGTAAAAACTGAAGCGAGAGATCTCATTTGGAAGCTTCAAGACAGCTCGTAATAGGAGCAAGTTAAAGGAACCCAATTTTACTATGTTATAACGAAAGCGCAACGCCCAACGACACGGGCAATGGCAGTGTGGTGTCCCGTTCTGCCACTCGTATTGTGGGTTTGCGCATTCGTTGAGTCCGTTTTGCGGTTTGTGATGATTAACCTCCGAATCACTCATGCTTTTCAAACCCAAATCTCGTTGCTTACGAGCCTGTTTCGTTGCTATTCCCTCCGAATGCAAAGGAAACAGAGGAAACagaagcaaacaagaaaaaatcttgtgatatacatatatatatatatatatatatatatatatatatatatatatatatatatatatatatatatatatatatatatatatatatatatatatatatatatatatatatatacatagcttGGGTGATGCTACACGGTATActaggtaaacagaacaagtatatACTTTCAGTGGTTTCAGCCGGTGCACCGAttttcatcagggtttacaagaaAATGGTAGTGTTCAGCACTGATGGTGAAGACAGcagaccgggtgcccggtcgttctcGGGCACATCAAACCCATCATCACTGTCACAACTCTCCGTTTCGGTTTGATGTATCTGAGACCGAGCGGGCACCCGGTCTGCTGTCTTCACTATCGGTGCTGAACTGCTATTttcttgtaaaccctgatgaagatcggtccaccggtcgaaactgttgaaattaaatacttgttctgtttaccttgtagcatcgCTCAAGTTCTTTAAGTGTGTAAGGTAGCCAGAAGAATTGCTCTTTaccatatatttatatatatatatatatatatatatatatatatatatatatataactgaaattaaatacttgtgaTGAGCTCCCTAATATTGTTCCTCGAAGCGTAAGAGCTTTCTCTTGCGCTTAAGCCACAGAGTAAAACTATTGTTAACTCACATCCTGCAGAACTTTTGTGGAGATCCTGAACTGATAAATCTTGTGATAAAAACAGATTGCCTTTGAAGCTCATCGCCAAATAGAATCTGGATATGTGTAAGTATAGGTGAAGTCAAGCGAAGTGCTGTTTATTATTCTCAAACgtgtgaaaaaataaataaataaataaataaataaataaataaataaataaataaataaataaatagcagcGGAAGGCACTCAACACTTTATTATCTTCTTTAGGTGCTCAAGAGCTTCATGTTTCATAAACAGCTCATTTTCCAGGACAACTTTTATTTAGCACACCATAGCAATTCACAATAAATCTAGATTTtaaattttgtttttatttatccgaGCGCAGTTCTATACGTTTTGACTTTCACCATTTTGCCTTTACAGCGTCTGTCTGCGAACAATCGGGAGTGAACTTACTTTTAACAACTTCTTTAGTGGTGTGACCATCACCGAAATTCCACACCATTGTAACGTCACTCCCACCGAACATGCGGGCAGTAATCTCGACTTCGGTCCCCGTCGGCACTTGATTCCTGGACACCTCCAGCCGGAAGCTGGTGAGTTTCTCTTGGCTACTCACGTCCGCCATCTTGCGTACAGTAGTGTCGTGGTGCCTGTTTTGTAGAACTGCAAACAAGGAAGAAAAACATAATCACGTAGAGCCGGCTTATACCTCCAGATTTGCGCTCCTGTCTGCCAACTTCCGGTTTCGTGAAGCCTGTTTCCTCAAAAGGATTACCGTTGTGACTCATTTTCACCATTCTCACCCATCGTGATGAACTGTCTTCGCTCTTGTCAAGCAGCATATAGCTAGTTTGTGGTAATAAATTTGAGGCTTCCTCAAAGAACAGCGCAGCCATCTCAGCTTTAGCTCGTCCCGTCATATTTTCTTCCTTTCCCACTTACCGCGGCGTGGAGTATAGCAGGTCAGAAACGTAGTTTCCTACTAATgccactagagggaactctggcgcagAGATCGTGTGCAtgggcttgctgcggtaaagctgggaaacgatggagcatgttttactagaatgtgaagatatctgcccagtggttgatttaggaatcactggcctctttgaagcctttgggttcagcaagagcagggggaaagtaaacatgtccggaatagagattagtaagaggcgattggaagattggtggaagaaaagtagggaaaaggcaAACAAAGGAGGCGTACAAAACAAAGTTTACAACAGGGGCTCAGAAACTTTGGTCATAAGAATTCATcgcgttttttttcttatttaaaaaaaaacataggtaggacattaggcaatgaaataacgagagcttggtggcgcaacccaccgccccgttccaaaggggacgctcataagaaCCATACATCCATCCATTGTTCTGCTACAACGAGAATGACGGTTGTTGTACATGCATCCGCACGGCCATTGTGCTTTCGGGTTCAGATGTTCTTGCGCAGTTATTTATACCAGTCGTGGTTTTTGGAGCACTGTAATGGGGGGGGGCAATAATTATTCGCACACATGCATTATCGCTGCCAGTTGTTGCGTTTATAACGCAATATACTTGCTGACGATGGTAAGCTTGCAAAGTGTAAAAGCTGTCTGGAGTCAAAAGAACAAGGTTAGGCTAATCTATGCATAACTAACCCCCGTTCCCACGCTAGTTGTGCTGCTAGGCTCGCaaccagcgccagagttcccacTGCAGTCGACTCCCACTAATTAGACCTCAGTTAACTCTACTTTTCGCTTAATTCGAACGCACTGGAAAGCCCCGTCGAAGGACCACACATTACTACGGAAAGAAAATTCGTTCAGTTCGAACTTGAAGCCGCTCCGGTTAATTCGATGCCCACCAGCGCCCTCGCGCGAACCACTGCTACTAAATGTTTGAAAACAGAAGGAATTCGACCGACAGTGCTACATGCTTTCCTAGTTGTGAAggtcttttatttatatatttttttcttttattggctGAAGCTCCTTCCACCCGCGAAATCAATCGTTCCGGCCTGTGTCGCATGTCTTGTAGCGCTAAAGGAGCTTTTAGTCAGTGCATGTCAGTGCATGCTCTCCGCCTCATGCTGGTTGAGTCGTGCTCCAAgagcaagaaacaaaaatacattaCGTGACTATACTCCAAGCAATAAAAAATAGTTGAATTTATTTGTTGTGCCACCGCTTCTTCATTCGGCTGTACGGATCATTCCATGAAATCTTGCGGTCCCGCAAGGGTCGAATTGTAGTTCTTTTTGTAGGAAATTCGATGGCCAGAGACACATTCCTCCGGCCAACCTCTATGTCTTTCTTTTCATGAAAATTTATTCTGTTTCTCTTTTGTATTTGCCATGCTGCGGCACCAAGTGGCAAGAAGGGCACGATTTTATAAagtcagctcttttttttttcatggaataTCATCAGCTAGTGGCCGCAGCATTCATGTATCTGGCAGTTTGAGCGTTAGCAGGACAGTACTGCGCTTCGTATATAGTTCGCAACACTACGAAGCCTAGAGAGACTTATCTCACTGCTCGTACTTGCGTCACAATAAAAAGTATTTCACACGTAGAAGATATTTGGCATGCTTCACATAATTTGGTCTAACATTAAGTCTGATAATTTTATGTGGCAAACTATGCTCAATTATTACATGGAAAGTATCGCAGAATTGAACCTGTTTGCCAGCGAATGAACAGACTAACATGTTTCTACGGACATCACCACAGCGTTTCGCCTGCTCTTCAGACTAAAATATAATACGTCACATATGGTGGAAACAGGAAGGTGCACAAATAATACGTGACCCGGCATATCCTTACGTTCACAAGTTGTATTGTCGTAATACGTGAAGTAGAATCCGTAAAGAAAGCGCAGGTGGAGTGAGGCTTCTGACTGCAATAATTTATTTAGGTTATAATCTAATTCTCCTGATTTACATAAAGGTTTGGACAGGTCACTTAAAAGGCTACGCTACAAAATATGAAATCTCAAAGTTTTCAGTTGATTAACCATGAAAAACAGTGCGGCACAAACAAAATGGACAATGCCAACGAGCGGAGCGTACAGTAAAGAAACACAATTCCATGACTTGTCGCGGTCGTTGCAAGTTCATGAGAACATCTATTGAGCGAGGGGtatctctaaaaaaaaaaagcgggtcaCTCACTGATTCTGAACTCGTATGCGCCGGGCTCTACGTAGAGGTAGTCGTAGGTGAGGTTCACAGAAGAGGTGAGCAGGGCGCCGACCAGGTAGCGCCGTCCCATCTCCAGCAGGTCGTCGGTGCGGACGGCCTGACCTTTGAGCTGGTTGCGTTTGACCAAGTCCGAGGGCTCGCCGCTGCGAGTGGCCCGGTACGCCAACCGGCCGCCCGAAGTTGTGAAGCCCAGGATGTCTCCTGCCAGTTGTCGGCGGCAGACATCACGTTAACGACAAGCTTGTATCAGGGCGAGAACGGCGGCTATGCTGACGCTGTCTGTAGCTACTTGAATTTGTACTAACACGTCATTTTCTTGATTAAATTAAAATAAAGACATTGTTGCTGGTGAAAGTGGTGCCAAACCGCCGTTAGGAAGAATATTAATTTGTCAAATGGCAGCTGAAGCTTAGTCGAGGAAAGAGGAACCGTTTTCCAAAGAGAATCACCGCAGGATTAACGCCTCTATACACTCCTTGTCAAAAGTATACGGACTACGTCACCTGCGAACGCCGCGCTGGCAACAGGCAATTTGAGAAACTGTGGCATATATCGTGAATTACAACATCCTGGAGAATGAAAATAACTCTCGTTCTCACCTCCCGCAGGTATGGAGTGTCATAAGTGCTAGAAGAATCCTGGTTCTGTTTGTTAAGTTTTCTCTGTGTGTTGTGTACCACTCCCTTATGTAATGTGCATGCGCTTGAGGGTAATAACATGAAATGAAATTAAACTCATGTAGCCGAATAACATAGGCGGAAAGCAGTTCGAATACTTTTGACAAAGGCTTTACGTTTGGTGCTAAGTGTTGTGTACCAAGAGTACAAGACTACATTGTTTAGTATGAGGTTGCATAAAGCAACCAATGCTAAGCGTGACAATAATTTCAAATCTACAAGTCTCTACAAACAACCACATTCCAGCGTTTGGATCATTTACTTCGTTGGGTCCGAAAACAACGACGACAGAATTATGACAAACCGGAGACTATGGGCACGGGGCTGGAGAGGCGGTGCACGAAGTATCCCTTGTTGACCATGATGGAGATGGTTTCGACCATCTTGTAGATGGAGTACACCTCATTCTTGGGACACTGGTCGCTGCGCAGGCAGTTGGCTTCCTGCGAGCACAGTGAGGCCCCCTCGTGGCAGGTGACGTTGTTGCCCAGGAAGGTGCAGCCTTGGCACGTGGGACGGAGAAGCTGCACGGTGGAAGCAAAGCGAACCATTGCTACAATACAGTGTAGGAACGTCCATTCTCTTTCCCACCTTCTGTCCTAGGGTGCTCTTCCGGACATTGTCGAATTCGGCCATATTATCAAATTCTGTAATGATGACAttgtgagccaatcagagagacCATAGCAGCCCTCttggccaatcagagctgaccaGATTACAAATTCTGCAATCTGGCGGAATTCGCGAATGCACACAATAACACCTTTGCTCTCGTTTCGTTTCCCATTACGCGCCTGCGGCCAAGCATAACGATAACCAGGTAAACGGAGGATAATGTTCCCCTACGGTATTCGCAGGTCAAGGACCACCATCTGTATTTCCCAAGTTAATACACAAGCCCTGTCTTAACTCTTTAATCGTGTCTTCACTTCGCACTAAGGGGTGGTAAACACGTATTATACTCGGTCTCGCGGTCTTCCCCTTTTGCTCTTCGCTGGTTGCGAACTCAAGCACGAGCTCGCATCTTTCTTATATGCAGGCAGCAAATTCTTCAAGCTGACTGAATTTAGATACTATTCAAGTATGTTGAGCTGCATTATAAAGAACTTCACAGACAGCACAAGAATAGGAAGAGATAAGCGCAAGAGCATAGCTTAGTAATTCCTGTTACTTTAGTATAGTAATGTTTACATTTTTTACCAGGGGGCGTAATCTATTCGTGTACAGCAACCAACTCGTCGAAACATATAATCCGTAGAAGCTGCCACTTGAagacgcttgtgtttgttgtaGGTGTCGCTGTTGTTTAGTAATAACAAGCTTAGGTAGCTCTCATGTTAGCATTCCAAAATGGTGGCACTCCAAGACCGGGATAATGCAACGATTCCATTTTCATTTCTCTTCGTGCTCCTACCGGGGCCACAGTGGCAGTTAACCGACAATATCATCCTTAGGGAGCAATGAATACTAATATTCGGATAGAATTGAACGAAAGCAACGTTGTACAATACCGGCATTGGACTTCTTTATGCCTGATACCGTGTGCATGAATTCAAGCCTATAGCTTCGTCTCGTCATAAAGTTCATCGCGAGGCACGAGATTGCACTTTCGCAATGGTTCCCTCGCACCCACCAGTATGTCCATCTTTCCGGGGACGCTTCCGTATCCGTGGATGACGTCAATCTGGCCCGAGTGCACGGTGCGTGCCAGCGGCAGGACACCGGAGTCGGCAGAGTCGTCCTCGTCCGCCACGATCTCCTCCGTCTGGAACTGGGGCACACGCTCGCCCATGGACACGGACACCACGTCTGCGTGTCACCGGCAATGAACACTGCTGAAACGCCTACAGTCAGTGACAGGTCCCGAATGCAGCGGCAAGCGCCCCTCAAAAGAAACGTGCAGTACATAAGCTCCAGAAAGTCGCCTCGTTTTTATCTTTCTATGCTTATTACTTTCTTAATACTCGTAATCGTGCCCTCACCTTTCGAGTCCCACAGATATGTCGCAACGCTCATCGCCGTGGCAGGGAATATTTGTGAGAGTCAGGTGTAAGCGATACCTCTGTGTAGGGATCATTCGTTCCATTCAGCCTTTCCTGGTTCTTCTTGTTATAAgcgcgcgcccacacacacacacacacaaacacacagacacacacagacacacacacacgcacacgaacgcacacacacacacacacacgcacacacacacacgcacgcacgcacacaaacacacacaaaatggGTGCGTTGCTGGCGAGGAGGCGCTTTGTATGCGAGATTAGTGAGATTATTCTCTATACCAGTTGATCAGATGGCATTCCATTAAGAACTGGAAGACTTAAGAGACGCAAAATCATGTGAAGAAAGGACTGAAGTCCTGTCGTTGCTTCCCATGGTTTCGCATCTTTTTCACCGTGAGAAGTATGAGCCAACTAGCCAAGCAACAAGTAGTGATACATTGCCCTTAGCTGTTCACAGCGGAAAATAGGTTTTTGCCACCACCTTCTAATGCTCCGAGCGTACTCAAAGCTTTATGCTCACAAACTGCATGCCGCAGGGGAGCAGGAGCAGAATGCACAATGCTTTGAAAATTCCCCTAATTAACCAAAGTCCGGACATAATTATCTATGATGGTTTATGAATGAATAGGGGCAAAATAGTGGTGCGTGATCGCTCATAGCGGCATAATGAAGAGTCGTCAAAAGAAGTGCAATAGAGAACGCTGTATCTGGCACATGGCAAGCCTGACTCTTAAGAAAATGTAACAACACCGCAATTTAAAAACAACACTGTAGTCAGACTAACGTTGTCCTGATTttaacttctctctctctctctctctatctctctctctctcacgagaAGTGGAGTTCAAACAAAAGGTGGAGTTCTCAGGAGCACCCGTTACCCACCTGGCAGCACATGGCATGCATACGTTAGTGCGTCTTGCTGTTGGCCCATTAGGCACGGGATCATCTTGGAGGAAATGGCCCGAAAGACGACGACACATAAGAGTGGACGATGGGGCAAGCGCCACTAACTTTATTTTCTGATGGCACCAATGCCCTTGTATGCGTCTGAGACGGGATATCTCGAGAGAGTTTTAGATGTAAAATTTTAATGGGAAGTTAGAGCATTGGCGTGATGCACTTGCGTTATGGGGAACATCTATGTATGTCTCGTAAATGCCTTCAGGAAATACAGTTGTTGGTGACACACGTCCTTTAGTTTGTAGCCTTATGTGACATCTTTTGTGCAATTTCTCCCTAGATGAATGCGTAAGCGGCGACGCACGGACAGCATGCATTGAAGTGCTAGCATGCAGTGTATACGCACCGGGCAGCTTCATGACCTGACGCCGCGAGCCGTCGCCAGGGTCGACGTCGGCGGTCATGTCTGCGCCCGCGCTCACGCTCAGGTGGCAGGTGAAACCCGCCCCGGGCTCCACCAGTGCGGGGCAATTCCAATGCACCGAGTCCTCGTCTGGAGCCGTGGTCACCACCACCATGGCCTCCGCTCGAACCGTGTACAACTGCACAGCCAGACAGATGCGTTCTCCAATGCTCTCTTAGCTCAGGCGTTCATTGTCGCTCGAGCCTTCTATACAACCCAGATTTCTACTGTAGAAACAGTGTATTGAACATTGTGCAAACCCACAGGTGTAACAATCAAGTTTTCTGCATTGTCTTCAAGCGTATGCTAGAACGGAGAGTAGGGCATCGCTGTTTCAATAGGCCACGGGtgaatattctttttcttttactgatCCGGTAGGCTGACGTGAAGGCGATTCCAATTAAAGGAACCTTGGTGGCTCGTACCTTCTACGATGCCGACATAGTGCTCAAACTGACTCAAAAATAGAAACGTTACGAAAGATTGGAATGCGCGAAATGGAATTGCAAAGCTTGCAAGGATTggctgacgggctagttggttcattatcacaCAAAGGACACCGCTTCTAGACGGGACAGATGGGAGAAAGCTTACACACATTTGTTAGCGCAGTGTGTCTGTGGTTCCTCTCTTCtgtcccgtcttgaagcgctgttctttctgtggagTTTGAAAGCCCTAGCTGGTGGTGGATAGGGCTTTGACCATTTTAGGAAAGCGTTTGTGTGTAGCCATTTTTCGCCATTAACGCTGCCGTTTTGCATTTGCTTCAACCAAACACACGGTATACTACAAGTGATGAACAGGCATTAAAATTGTTGCGCAGATGCGTTCGGTGTTCCATGCCCATTTGAACTCTTACTTTGACGTCACTGCGCACAAAGCAGAACCCTCTTTTTGCGACAGTCCACGATGGAGGCACCTTTGAATAGCAAATGAAATCATCCTACAGCCCCCACCGACGCTCCACTTACGTCCGAGGCACCGACTGGCGTAGCGAGCACGACGATCTTGTAGGTGCCCGGCCTCCAGTAGATGTAACGGGGCTCGGTGTTCAGCGTGCCTTGCGTGCCGGGCAGCCCGTCGCCGAAGTTGAACAGCACGGTAGCATTGCGGCCGGACTTGACGGCCAGGTGCAGCGTCACTTCTTCGCCGACGCTCACCACCGAGGACGACGGCATCACGCGCAGTCCCTCGACGGGCGAGAACAGGTCGGAGTGGAAGAAGCGCGTCGACAGCTGCTCGCCCTTGTCGCACACATCCTTCTTGGTGGCCGTCAGCCGCTCCGCTGCGACCAAACACGCACAGTTAGACATAGAACACGCAAATGGCTTCTGCGTGCCACAAGAAAGCGGGTTCAGTGTAAGCATGCTGTCT
This genomic window contains:
- the LOC135918961 gene encoding uncharacterized protein; the protein is MSESETCGLKDGDCLRSDSASYFQLSPGGYDPTKGMDGAHCQNLCASISAPYSGIQSNRYCLCSDDPFAERLTATKKDVCDKGEQLSTRFFHSDLFSPVEGLRVMPSSSVVSVGEEVTLHLAVKSGRNATVLFNFGDGLPGTQGTLNTEPRYIYWRPGTYKIVVLATPVGASDVSGASVGAVG
- the LOC135918960 gene encoding uncharacterized protein; this encodes MVVVTTAPDEDSVHWNCPALVEPGAGFTCHLSVSAGADMTADVDPGDGSRRQVMKLPDVVSVSMGERVPQFQTEEIVADEDDSADSGVLPLARTVHSGQIDVIHGYGSVPGKMDILLLRPTCQGCTFLGNNVTCHEGASLCSQEANCLRSDQCPKNEVYSIYKMVETISIMVNKGYFVHRLSSPVPIVSGDILGFTTSGGRLAYRATRSGEPSDLVKRNQLKGQAVRTDDLLEMGRRYLVGALLTSSVNLTYDYLYVEPGAYEFRIILQNRHHDTTVRKMADVSSQEKLTSFRLEVSRNQVPTGTEVEITARMFGGSDVTMVWNFGDGHTTKEVVKSVLAGQRFLKKHIFKEPGTYVVQVNSSNLHGNFIARRSVSVQRPVTEAWELFTNSPVILPEAIYLTLTYPKTEKLPTDAVARIAFGDRQKSKWKVPSESAEKVSQKFSHVYLRPGHYNVAVNISNLISHYVLTTRVETATRTTGLLAKVQFQPTDDAPLRVGLGSANDIFPTTRPVVFTVKTGTEQNNVLSIFGWL